In Thermomonas carbonis, a single genomic region encodes these proteins:
- a CDS encoding TonB-dependent receptor plug domain-containing protein: MPANTTPAVHRLCAALLVALAAPVAVQAQEAGTTPSTPAMKTLDQVTVTGSRIRRADAEESLPITSFSKEQIDAAGISSAEQLLMQLNIAGNGSDNLASNGGIVSEEQRGNNGVSGANLRGQGADATLVLLNGRRVATHGLKGRAVDLNAIPFAAIERVEVLRDGASAIYGTDAIGGVINFITKRDFQGAQVSAFVDYTEAGGGNVQRGSILFGTGDLEKDGWNAFGTISLKRNTILRGSDRDFSNTFQPDRGLSPDTRGTPFANVFSLGSTGVGATSLLKNGVLEPGNATRLTAVNPYALPGGAGCENAGDDMGPYAYRIWNSAASKYACAWDYPAAAVIQQPQDSIDFIGRATFRIGTTHEAYVEMTASKVDVAKTFEPNQISSSTSTAATALGPTTWYPLTPDTKATYDAVYNALAGYFGAGQLDYGQRIAYRWRCEACGPRQIETTTKSYRFVAGIGGLVGDWNYDVGLTRGSSKSESILGTGFHYTDALKAALGSGLINPFLAPGQEQSAAAMAALDAASAAGVKLYGGESIVTSLDASVSGELPWFKLPGGNIAMAAGIDLRREEFRFDGDQRADKRVVFNAPFDDANALGNVSRDIRAVFVELNLPVFKNFDINLAGRYDDYSGFGGTTNPKVSFKYRPLESLLFRGAYSTGFKVPNFNQLFNGLSEVQYVGLDLADPETCPSGIANPNVAGCDVIRPVELFGGNAALAPEESEQMSFGLVYSPMSQFNIALDWWEIERESTIRAAPRQTLIDYYDLFRDNWIREGGEVVAIDRRYINSGGSLMRGVEVDANLNGEVAGGRWNVNLNGSLITMFKTKALETLPYSANLVGKYVRYFNLPIRWKHTLNFGYARGDWTHNLSQMHRDGYFDEPPPSVANGSYIPPNWKPRVEGYTTYNYSLSWSGIEDIKVTLGVKNLTDKDPPFTAHQNDFAAGAAWEARIADPRGRAYSLLFEYNLW, translated from the coding sequence CTCGGACAACCTGGCCAGCAACGGCGGCATCGTCAGCGAGGAACAGCGCGGCAACAACGGCGTGTCCGGCGCCAACCTGCGCGGCCAGGGTGCGGATGCGACGCTGGTGTTGCTCAACGGCCGCCGCGTGGCGACCCACGGCCTGAAGGGCCGCGCGGTCGATCTCAACGCGATCCCGTTCGCCGCGATCGAGCGCGTCGAAGTGCTGCGCGACGGTGCCTCCGCGATCTACGGCACCGACGCGATCGGCGGCGTGATCAACTTCATCACCAAGCGCGACTTCCAGGGCGCGCAGGTCTCGGCCTTCGTCGACTACACCGAGGCCGGCGGCGGCAACGTCCAGCGCGGCAGCATCCTGTTCGGCACCGGCGACCTCGAGAAGGACGGCTGGAATGCGTTCGGCACGATCAGCCTCAAGCGAAACACCATCCTGCGCGGCAGCGACCGCGACTTCTCCAATACCTTCCAGCCCGATCGCGGCCTGTCCCCGGACACCCGCGGCACGCCGTTCGCCAACGTGTTCAGCCTGGGCAGCACCGGCGTTGGTGCGACAAGCCTGCTCAAGAATGGTGTCCTCGAACCGGGCAACGCCACGCGCCTGACCGCAGTCAACCCGTACGCCCTGCCGGGTGGGGCCGGCTGCGAGAACGCCGGCGATGACATGGGCCCGTACGCCTACCGGATCTGGAACTCGGCGGCCTCGAAATATGCCTGCGCCTGGGATTACCCGGCCGCGGCAGTGATCCAGCAGCCGCAGGACAGCATCGACTTCATCGGTCGCGCCACCTTCCGCATCGGCACCACCCACGAAGCCTACGTGGAGATGACCGCGTCCAAGGTCGACGTGGCCAAGACCTTCGAGCCGAACCAGATCTCGTCCAGCACGTCTACCGCAGCGACGGCACTCGGCCCGACCACCTGGTATCCGCTCACGCCCGATACCAAGGCCACCTACGACGCCGTCTACAACGCATTGGCCGGGTACTTCGGCGCAGGGCAACTCGACTACGGCCAGCGGATTGCCTACCGCTGGCGCTGCGAAGCCTGCGGCCCGCGCCAGATCGAAACCACCACCAAGTCCTACCGCTTCGTCGCCGGCATCGGCGGCCTGGTCGGCGACTGGAACTACGACGTCGGCCTGACCCGCGGCTCGAGCAAGTCGGAATCCATCCTCGGCACCGGCTTCCACTACACCGATGCGCTGAAGGCCGCGCTCGGCAGCGGCCTGATCAATCCGTTCCTCGCACCCGGCCAGGAGCAGTCGGCGGCGGCGATGGCGGCACTGGATGCAGCGTCCGCGGCAGGCGTGAAGCTGTACGGCGGCGAGTCGATCGTGACCTCGCTGGATGCCTCGGTGTCCGGCGAGCTGCCCTGGTTCAAGCTCCCCGGCGGCAACATCGCGATGGCGGCCGGTATCGACCTGCGCCGCGAGGAGTTCCGTTTCGACGGCGACCAGCGCGCCGACAAGCGCGTGGTATTCAACGCCCCGTTCGACGATGCCAACGCGCTCGGCAATGTCAGCCGCGACATCAGGGCGGTGTTCGTCGAGTTGAACCTGCCGGTGTTCAAGAACTTCGACATCAACCTGGCCGGCCGCTACGACGACTACAGCGGCTTCGGCGGCACCACCAACCCCAAGGTCTCGTTCAAGTATCGGCCGCTCGAATCGCTGCTGTTCCGCGGTGCCTACAGCACCGGCTTCAAGGTGCCCAACTTCAACCAGCTGTTCAACGGCCTGAGCGAAGTGCAGTACGTCGGCCTGGATCTGGCCGATCCGGAAACCTGCCCGAGCGGGATCGCCAACCCGAACGTGGCCGGCTGCGACGTCATCCGCCCGGTCGAGCTGTTCGGCGGCAACGCGGCCCTTGCACCGGAAGAGTCCGAGCAGATGAGCTTCGGCCTAGTGTATTCGCCGATGTCGCAGTTCAACATCGCGCTGGATTGGTGGGAGATCGAACGCGAAAGCACCATCCGCGCCGCGCCGCGGCAGACACTGATCGATTACTACGACCTGTTCCGGGACAACTGGATCCGCGAGGGCGGTGAAGTGGTGGCGATCGATCGCCGCTACATCAATTCCGGCGGCAGCCTGATGCGCGGCGTGGAGGTGGATGCCAACCTCAACGGCGAAGTGGCCGGCGGGCGCTGGAACGTCAATCTCAACGGCAGCCTGATCACCATGTTCAAGACCAAGGCGCTGGAGACCCTGCCCTACAGCGCGAATCTGGTCGGCAAGTACGTGCGCTACTTCAACCTGCCGATCCGCTGGAAGCACACGCTCAACTTCGGCTACGCGCGCGGCGATTGGACGCACAACCTCAGTCAGATGCACCGCGACGGCTACTTCGACGAGCCACCGCCCAGCGTGGCCAACGGCAGTTACATTCCGCCGAACTGGAAGCCACGGGTGGAGGGCTACACCACCTACAACTACAGCCTCAGCTGGAGCGGCATCGAGGACATCAAGGTCACCCTCGGGGTCAAGAACCTGACCGACAAGGATCCGCCGTTCACCGCGCACCAGAACGACTTCGCCGCCGGTGCCGCATGGGAAGCGCGCATCGCCGATCCGCGCGGCCGTGCCTACAGCCTGCTGTTCGAATACAACCTCTGGTGA